In the Candidatus Electrothrix sp. GW3-4 genome, one interval contains:
- a CDS encoding reverse transcriptase domain-containing protein, with product MPTAEDFLELETANQVAAFFGKTYKEISEIFYQTPKKYKYRKFEVNKRSGGTRIIYAPNKKIKEIQQVLAQILLEIYKQKPSVHGFCRNRSIVTNAKQHLNKKHIFNIDIQDFFPSIHFGRVKYLFAKAPFSLPHSAATVLAHICCFDNMLPQGAPTSPIISNLICRKLDTSLQELAKKHSGTYTRYADDISFSFTCRQNRLPRDIIIVRPSGIEPGEKLVNKIEENGFKINNKKSRLCTGNNRFEVTGITVNEFPNVRRAFVQQIKSMIYAWEEHGYEKAEIEFHSRWYFHNRGTDQKASFKNVVRGKLLFLHMVRGDRDKIYINLAKRFNKLIPAQERPLPYVEATDEEKDIFNTLWVLETLYDDEHGEIIANHGTGFMLKDVGLVTCAHVVAKREDIHKITEAFRHDRPHEKYTIKVTKFSVERDLAIVELCSQTNKEKVNISECLLPSPNNVKQKDSISLYGFPAYKTGQTPYVADGKVASKFATHGIQKFEITTPIREGNSGGPVLNMKNEVIGIAAEGARKESGNNAVISIGELSKVPEVKK from the coding sequence ATGCCAACTGCTGAAGATTTCCTTGAATTAGAAACAGCAAACCAAGTTGCGGCATTTTTCGGCAAAACTTATAAAGAAATTTCAGAAATATTTTATCAGACGCCAAAGAAATACAAGTATAGAAAATTCGAAGTGAACAAACGAAGTGGTGGTACGAGAATTATTTATGCACCTAATAAAAAGATCAAAGAGATACAACAGGTGTTGGCTCAGATTTTATTGGAGATATATAAACAGAAACCTTCTGTTCACGGTTTTTGTAGAAATAGAAGTATCGTGACAAATGCTAAGCAGCATCTTAATAAAAAACATATTTTTAATATAGATATTCAGGATTTTTTTCCGTCTATTCATTTTGGTAGAGTAAAATATTTATTTGCTAAGGCACCATTTTCTCTTCCTCATTCAGCAGCAACTGTATTGGCCCATATATGCTGCTTTGATAATATGTTGCCCCAAGGTGCTCCCACTTCACCAATAATTTCAAATTTAATATGCAGGAAATTAGACACTTCGTTGCAAGAATTGGCTAAAAAACATAGTGGTACTTATACACGGTATGCGGATGATATTTCTTTTTCATTCACATGTCGCCAAAATCGGCTCCCCAGAGATATTATTATTGTTAGGCCATCTGGAATAGAGCCTGGAGAGAAATTGGTAAATAAAATCGAAGAAAATGGGTTTAAAATAAATAATAAAAAAAGCAGATTATGCACAGGGAATAATCGTTTTGAAGTTACAGGGATAACTGTTAATGAATTTCCAAATGTAAGAAGGGCGTTTGTTCAGCAGATTAAATCAATGATCTACGCTTGGGAAGAACATGGGTATGAGAAAGCTGAAATTGAATTTCATAGTCGATGGTACTTTCATAACCGGGGAACTGATCAAAAAGCTTCATTCAAGAACGTTGTCAGAGGGAAATTGTTATTTCTTCATATGGTTAGAGGTGATAGGGATAAAATATATATTAATTTAGCAAAACGTTTTAACAAGCTGATACCAGCACAAGAACGGCCCCTTCCTTACGTAGAGGCAACTGACGAGGAGAAAGATATTTTCAATACTCTATGGGTTCTAGAAACTTTATATGATGACGAACATGGAGAGATCATTGCCAATCATGGTACCGGATTCATGTTGAAAGATGTTGGTTTGGTTACTTGTGCTCATGTTGTCGCTAAAAGAGAAGATATACACAAAATAACTGAAGCATTTAGGCATGACCGACCACATGAAAAATACACAATAAAAGTAACTAAGTTTTCTGTTGAGCGAGATTTAGCTATTGTGGAGCTATGTTCCCAAACAAATAAAGAGAAAGTTAATATTTCGGAATGTCTTTTGCCCTCTCCAAATAATGTTAAACAGAAAGATTCTATTTCATTGTATGGATTTCCAGCATATAAAACTGGACAAACACCATATGTTGCAGACGGCAAGGTAGCTTCTAAATTTGCCACGCATGGAATTCAAAAATTTGAGATAACGACTCCGATTAGGGAGGGTAATAGTGGTGGTCCTGTTTTAAATATGAAAAATGAAGTTATAGGGATAGCAGCTGAAGGTGCCCGAAAAGAATCAGGTAATAATGCAGTGATATCAATTGGCGAGTTAAGCAAAGTTCCTGAAGTAAAAAAATAA
- a CDS encoding UDP-N-acetylmuramoyl-L-alanyl-D-glutamate--2,6-diaminopimelate ligase: protein MTRPAVKGLDELLSCLPAELAAEVLYDEAIGDCAGITCDSREAGPGKLFVAIRGALADGHNFIPQAVAQGSSCLVVEEDPGPLPGVTVVRVTNSAEALGWLAAAFYDFPARSLTLIGLTGTNGKTTVSWMLEQMLSNAGLQVGVIGTVNYRYQESSGKEVVEPAPLTTPGQVQLQQLLRQMADQGVTHVIMETSSHALFLGRLAGLLFDVAVFTNLSRDHLDFHGNMEEYFAAKKLLFNRYLKREGQAVIVTEPSGREGKNWGERLCKELLGQQGLGVVLACGFKPEAAINADKLSQDMNGFSCELSLTGLTGERVAYHSHLTGKYNVLNLLAAVGVGRTLGLNAQQIVSGLEQVGQVPGRLERVHLSGLSADEQPCVLVDYAHTPDALRNVLQTLRSLAEGRLICLFGCGGDRDRGKRPLMGAVAAEFADLSLVTSDNPRSEEPAALLQEVAQGVCSVGAIERSVEELLGEQAVQDGDFPSFVCIEDRKDAVHAACVLAGPGDIVLLAGKGHEDYQIIGDKRHFFDDRLEALNALLRWTVPHLRKALEGSRVLQQGQQRRLLGQVSTDTRTLSPGDIFVALAGENFDGHDYLHTAVEAGAALVIVQHEAKAGELPEHIVVLQVEDTLKALGDLAAYRRRLLYGDLPLIAITGSCGKTTVKEMTAAIFHRHYTVVEGTPPGVDSVLKTKGNLNNLIGLPLSLLPVTACHKIAIMEMGMNQFGEIERLTAIADPDIACITNVQAAHLEGLGSIAGVAQAKGELFVGMRPDTVAVVNYDDPHVRRLPKRSEKIIGFACTPAGRRQRPVVRATRIQDLGAEGMRFTLHIGAWQERINVRAPGMHSVSNCLAAAAMAYAGGVAPETIVAALSGFQSTDKRMEMMILPGGVRVCNDCYNANPGSMVASLRTVSGFGQDCRHIALLGDMLELGAEAETAHAEVGRQAAELGYDQLAVIGNFAGQVAQGAQQAGMAEERVHVFGDTHTMADWLYQEMIQAGVRADDWLLLKGSRGMRMETVLQEIEQRFATGINEKEYR from the coding sequence ATGACTAGACCTGCTGTTAAGGGTCTTGATGAGTTACTCTCTTGCCTCCCGGCCGAATTGGCTGCGGAGGTTCTTTATGATGAGGCCATAGGGGATTGTGCCGGGATTACCTGTGATTCCAGAGAGGCTGGGCCGGGGAAACTGTTTGTTGCCATCCGGGGAGCCTTGGCTGATGGCCACAATTTTATTCCCCAGGCTGTAGCGCAGGGCAGCAGCTGCTTGGTAGTTGAGGAAGATCCTGGTCCTTTGCCCGGTGTGACCGTGGTCAGGGTAACGAACAGCGCTGAGGCATTAGGTTGGCTTGCTGCAGCCTTTTATGATTTTCCGGCCCGATCCCTGACCCTGATCGGCCTGACCGGCACCAATGGCAAGACCACGGTTTCCTGGATGCTTGAGCAGATGCTCAGCAACGCAGGCCTTCAGGTCGGGGTGATAGGGACTGTGAATTACCGCTATCAGGAGAGTTCAGGCAAAGAGGTTGTTGAACCGGCTCCGCTGACCACCCCAGGCCAGGTCCAGCTTCAGCAACTCCTTCGGCAAATGGCTGATCAGGGGGTGACCCATGTGATTATGGAGACCTCTTCCCATGCCCTGTTTCTGGGGCGGTTGGCCGGACTCCTGTTTGATGTTGCCGTGTTTACCAATCTGAGTCGGGACCATCTGGACTTTCATGGCAACATGGAGGAATATTTTGCCGCCAAAAAGCTGCTCTTTAACCGTTATCTCAAGAGAGAGGGGCAGGCTGTCATTGTTACGGAACCCAGTGGCAGGGAGGGGAAGAACTGGGGAGAGCGACTGTGCAAGGAGCTGCTTGGGCAGCAGGGCCTTGGTGTGGTGCTTGCCTGTGGTTTCAAGCCAGAGGCCGCAATCAATGCTGACAAGCTCAGTCAGGATATGAATGGTTTTTCCTGTGAACTGTCCTTAACTGGATTAACTGGAGAACGGGTTGCCTATCATTCTCACCTGACCGGTAAGTATAATGTCCTCAATCTTCTGGCAGCTGTCGGGGTGGGCAGGACCCTGGGCCTGAACGCACAACAGATTGTCTCTGGCTTGGAACAGGTCGGGCAGGTGCCAGGCCGGCTAGAGCGGGTGCATCTTTCTGGTCTCAGTGCAGATGAGCAACCCTGCGTGTTGGTTGATTATGCCCATACCCCGGATGCCCTAAGAAACGTCCTCCAGACCTTGCGATCTTTAGCCGAAGGACGGCTGATTTGCCTGTTCGGCTGTGGCGGGGATCGGGATCGGGGCAAACGGCCTTTGATGGGCGCGGTAGCAGCGGAGTTTGCTGATCTCTCTCTTGTGACCTCGGATAACCCCCGCTCGGAAGAACCGGCAGCTCTTTTGCAGGAGGTTGCCCAGGGCGTCTGTTCTGTTGGGGCTATCGAACGGAGCGTTGAAGAACTGCTTGGTGAGCAGGCGGTTCAGGATGGTGATTTTCCCAGCTTTGTTTGCATTGAGGACAGGAAAGATGCCGTGCATGCTGCCTGTGTTTTGGCCGGACCAGGTGATATCGTGCTGTTGGCTGGCAAGGGCCACGAAGACTATCAGATCATCGGAGACAAACGCCATTTTTTTGATGATCGGCTTGAGGCCTTGAACGCGCTGCTGCGTTGGACTGTCCCGCATCTGCGCAAGGCCCTTGAGGGCAGCCGGGTCCTCCAGCAGGGCCAGCAGCGCAGGCTGTTGGGGCAGGTTTCCACCGATACCAGGACCCTCTCCCCAGGGGATATCTTTGTCGCCTTGGCCGGAGAAAATTTTGACGGCCATGATTATCTGCACACAGCGGTTGAGGCCGGGGCTGCGTTGGTTATTGTCCAGCATGAGGCCAAGGCCGGTGAGCTGCCTGAGCATATTGTTGTCCTTCAGGTTGAGGATACCCTCAAGGCTCTTGGCGATCTGGCCGCTTACCGGCGCAGGCTCCTGTATGGAGATCTGCCCCTTATCGCGATCACAGGCAGCTGCGGTAAGACCACGGTCAAGGAGATGACCGCAGCGATCTTTCATCGTCATTATACCGTAGTCGAAGGTACGCCTCCTGGGGTGGACTCTGTGCTTAAGACCAAGGGCAATTTGAATAACCTGATCGGTCTGCCCCTGTCCCTGCTGCCGGTGACGGCCTGCCATAAGATTGCGATCATGGAGATGGGGATGAACCAGTTCGGTGAGATAGAACGACTCACGGCGATCGCTGATCCGGATATCGCCTGCATTACCAATGTGCAGGCAGCCCACCTGGAGGGCCTGGGCAGTATTGCAGGGGTTGCCCAGGCCAAGGGCGAGCTCTTTGTCGGTATGCGGCCGGACACGGTTGCGGTGGTCAATTATGATGACCCCCATGTGCGCCGATTGCCCAAGAGGTCAGAGAAGATCATCGGCTTTGCCTGTACCCCTGCCGGGCGTCGTCAGAGACCTGTTGTTCGGGCTACCCGCATTCAGGATCTCGGGGCAGAGGGGATGCGTTTTACCCTCCATATCGGGGCGTGGCAAGAGCGGATCAATGTTCGGGCTCCAGGTATGCATAGCGTCAGCAACTGCCTGGCTGCTGCGGCCATGGCCTATGCTGGTGGGGTTGCTCCGGAAACCATCGTCGCGGCCCTGAGTGGGTTTCAGAGTACGGACAAACGGATGGAGATGATGATCCTACCCGGCGGGGTGCGAGTATGCAATGATTGCTATAATGCCAATCCAGGTTCAATGGTTGCGTCCCTGCGTACAGTGAGTGGCTTTGGTCAGGATTGCCGTCACATTGCCTTGCTGGGTGATATGTTAGAGCTGGGCGCTGAGGCTGAAACAGCCCATGCCGAGGTCGGGCGGCAGGCAGCGGAACTGGGGTATGATCAGTTAGCGGTCATTGGTAATTTTGCAGGTCAGGTGGCCCAGGGTGCCCAGCAGGCCGGGATGGCAGAAGAACGGGTCCATGTCTTTGGCGATACCCATACAATGGCCGACTGGCTCTATCAAGAGATGATTCAGGCCGGGGTCAGGGCAGATGACTGGTTGCTGCTCAAGGGCTCCCGGGGCATGCGGATGGAGACAGTGTTGCAGGAGATAGAACAGCGGTTTGCCACTGGTATCAACGAAAAGGAATATCGATAG
- a CDS encoding PASTA domain-containing protein, translating to MAEQVALILATEKERILQRLLHADGIVELADNLEIRQVEEIERLQSPGLHCRPVEVRYYPDHAVAGQVLGFVSSNAGLSGIEALYDVVLEPGEFRQMNIPTVDFAGHDALGETVADIVLTIDMELQRQLDQALEEYRQRKGARSGSALAIDPDSGRILAMVSQPGFDPNYFWQADEQQAHEALFAPHYDQELLRPLLLRAAATLELGMDRDLLPVTISVPDYGLTEDLLQDYWLRLGLEQPIPDFLPVSSNKGGISSEENNGAGMLSPMQMVYGLAALLNGGYRVTPWLLNGLYDHTEERFFLRDASASSRGRILSPGQGERLRRELLGDALASDEGGFVFADILARASEQNGLSVHQLQDLLVVAVPRERPEVLLLLTVHYDTFAPYPPEIEERKLDGLLSLGGNLLPILVGYGGPVETFAEPLPEKNPVNLRRYFFSRKLSAAEVQENFVHTEPIMPSLIGLSLRKGLQQISRYNIKVRIQGTGRIVEQKPAAGAPLNETEICELILETEHD from the coding sequence GTGGCAGAGCAGGTAGCCCTCATCCTTGCTACGGAAAAAGAGCGTATCCTGCAACGGCTCCTGCATGCAGACGGTATTGTTGAGCTGGCTGATAATCTTGAAATACGTCAGGTAGAAGAAATCGAACGATTGCAGTCTCCTGGCCTTCATTGCAGGCCTGTAGAGGTGCGGTATTACCCGGATCACGCTGTTGCCGGGCAAGTGCTTGGTTTTGTGAGTAGTAATGCTGGCCTGAGCGGGATTGAGGCCCTCTACGATGTTGTCCTGGAGCCGGGTGAATTCAGGCAGATGAATATTCCGACGGTGGATTTTGCGGGCCATGATGCCTTAGGGGAAACAGTCGCTGACATTGTCCTGACGATCGACATGGAATTGCAGCGACAGCTTGACCAGGCCCTTGAGGAGTATCGGCAACGCAAAGGGGCAAGGAGTGGCAGTGCCCTTGCCATTGATCCCGATTCCGGTCGGATCCTGGCTATGGTCAGTCAGCCGGGATTTGATCCCAATTATTTTTGGCAGGCCGATGAACAGCAGGCGCATGAGGCCCTGTTCGCCCCCCACTACGATCAGGAGCTTCTTCGGCCTCTGCTGCTCCGGGCAGCAGCGACTCTTGAACTCGGTATGGACAGGGACCTCCTCCCGGTCACGATCAGTGTCCCTGATTATGGCCTGACAGAAGACTTGCTGCAGGACTATTGGCTGAGGCTGGGTCTGGAACAACCGATCCCGGATTTTCTCCCTGTCTCCTCCAATAAGGGGGGCATCTCTTCTGAAGAGAACAATGGGGCCGGGATGCTCAGTCCTATGCAGATGGTGTATGGTCTGGCAGCCTTGCTGAACGGCGGCTACCGAGTGACTCCTTGGTTGCTCAACGGGCTTTATGATCATACTGAAGAACGTTTTTTTCTTCGTGATGCGAGCGCCTCTTCAAGGGGACGGATACTGTCTCCGGGGCAGGGGGAGCGGTTACGACGAGAGCTGCTCGGAGATGCCTTGGCTTCCGACGAGGGAGGCTTTGTTTTTGCTGATATCCTCGCAAGGGCCTCAGAGCAGAACGGGCTGAGTGTTCACCAACTCCAGGACCTCCTGGTGGTTGCTGTTCCCCGAGAACGGCCTGAGGTCCTGTTGCTTCTTACGGTCCATTACGATACGTTTGCGCCTTATCCTCCTGAGATAGAGGAGAGGAAGCTGGATGGATTGCTCAGCCTGGGGGGAAATCTCCTGCCCATTCTTGTCGGCTATGGCGGTCCGGTGGAGACCTTTGCCGAACCCTTGCCAGAGAAAAATCCTGTTAATCTGAGGCGCTATTTCTTCAGCAGAAAACTCAGTGCTGCTGAAGTGCAAGAGAACTTTGTGCATACCGAGCCGATTATGCCCTCATTGATCGGGCTGAGTCTGCGCAAGGGGCTCCAGCAGATAAGCAGATATAATATTAAAGTTCGAATTCAGGGAACTGGTCGTATTGTCGAGCAGAAACCGGCAGCTGGTGCGCCGCTGAACGAAACAGAAATTTGTGAGCTAATACTTGAAACAGAACATGACTAG
- the mraY gene encoding phospho-N-acetylmuramoyl-pentapeptide-transferase gives MFYHLLYPLHTQFSAFNVFRYLTFRSIGAAVTAFLILFLSGPFFIRWLQRKQIGQVVRDDGPETHFSKKGVPTMGGLLILLAIAGSTLLWADLSNSLVWVCLLLTLFYGLIGSVDDWKKVTKSNTEGLSARGKLILQVTGACTVGLFLHLHPGYDGNLSLPFLKWIQPDLGWWYIPFAVAVIVGSSNAVNLTDGLDGLASGTVMITAAVYFIFAYAAGNVLISDYLQLPYVLGAGEVAVFCGTIVGACLGFLWFNSYPAQIFMGDVGSLALGGALGAVAIIIKQEFLLAIAGGIFVMEVLSVIMQVGYFKMTGGKRIFLMAPFHHHFEKKGWAEPRVVIRFWIISIILGLMALATLKLR, from the coding sequence ATGTTTTACCATTTGCTGTATCCCCTGCACACCCAGTTCAGTGCCTTTAATGTCTTTCGTTATCTGACCTTTCGTTCTATCGGGGCGGCGGTCACGGCCTTTCTTATCCTCTTTCTTTCCGGGCCATTCTTTATCCGCTGGCTGCAAAGGAAACAGATCGGGCAGGTGGTGCGTGACGACGGACCAGAGACCCATTTCAGCAAGAAGGGCGTGCCCACCATGGGGGGGCTCCTGATCCTGCTTGCCATTGCTGGCTCGACCCTGCTCTGGGCTGATCTCAGTAATAGTCTGGTGTGGGTCTGTCTGTTGCTGACCCTGTTTTACGGCCTGATCGGTTCGGTGGATGACTGGAAAAAGGTCACCAAGAGCAATACCGAGGGGTTGTCGGCCCGAGGCAAGTTAATTCTTCAGGTGACTGGTGCCTGTACGGTTGGTCTTTTTCTCCACCTCCATCCTGGCTATGACGGCAATCTGAGTCTGCCTTTTTTAAAATGGATTCAGCCTGATCTGGGTTGGTGGTACATCCCCTTTGCCGTGGCCGTGATTGTTGGCTCCTCCAATGCGGTTAATCTGACCGACGGCCTCGACGGTCTGGCCAGCGGCACGGTGATGATCACGGCGGCGGTCTATTTTATCTTTGCCTATGCAGCGGGTAATGTGCTGATCTCGGATTATTTGCAGCTGCCCTATGTGCTGGGTGCCGGTGAGGTGGCCGTGTTCTGCGGCACCATTGTCGGGGCCTGTCTTGGTTTTCTCTGGTTCAACTCCTATCCGGCCCAGATTTTTATGGGGGATGTGGGTTCGCTGGCCCTGGGCGGGGCCTTGGGAGCAGTGGCGATCATCATTAAGCAGGAGTTTCTCCTCGCCATTGCCGGTGGTATCTTTGTGATGGAGGTGCTGTCGGTGATTATGCAGGTGGGGTATTTCAAGATGACTGGTGGAAAGCGCATCTTTCTTATGGCACCGTTTCATCATCATTTTGAGAAGAAGGGGTGGGCAGAGCCTCGGGTGGTGATTCGTTTTTGGATTATTTCTATTATTCTTGGGTTGATGGCGCTGGCTACTTTGAAGTTGCGGTAG
- a CDS encoding IS3 family transposase, with translation MTQAAENQLIVELVRAIRQHHPRMGGRKLHYELQDSVAALGISKGRDAFFKLLSAHNLLVPTRLSRRRTTHAGLWRCSNLLIDLTITHVHQAWVGDITYITTEAGFVYLALLTDVFSRFIVGFDLSSSFAVEGCDRALKQAIAQANGADLRGLIHHSDHGVQYTAWLYRERLQKMEIRSSMGEVGNCYENAMAERVNGILKGEYGLDDLFVDKEHAQKAVREAVWLYNYERPHLALNYGKPAEIYFEKIDVK, from the coding sequence ATAACCCAGGCAGCCGAAAACCAACTCATCGTGGAACTGGTCAGGGCCATCCGCCAGCATCACCCACGTATGGGCGGGCGAAAACTGCATTACGAGCTACAGGATTCGGTGGCCGCCTTGGGTATTTCCAAGGGCAGAGACGCGTTTTTCAAGCTGTTATCAGCACATAACCTACTGGTTCCAACCAGACTCAGCCGTCGCAGAACCACACATGCAGGCTTGTGGCGATGTTCCAATCTGTTGATTGATTTAACCATTACCCACGTCCATCAGGCCTGGGTTGGTGACATCACCTATATCACGACCGAGGCAGGATTTGTTTATCTGGCTTTACTGACCGATGTTTTTTCTCGCTTTATTGTCGGCTTCGATCTCTCGTCGTCGTTTGCGGTTGAAGGGTGTGACCGGGCGTTGAAACAGGCGATAGCCCAGGCCAACGGTGCTGATTTGCGTGGGCTGATCCATCATTCCGACCATGGGGTGCAATACACCGCCTGGCTGTACCGGGAGCGATTGCAAAAGATGGAGATACGTTCCAGCATGGGAGAAGTGGGCAACTGTTATGAGAACGCCATGGCTGAGCGAGTGAATGGGATTTTAAAAGGAGAATACGGCCTTGATGACCTTTTCGTTGATAAGGAACATGCTCAGAAAGCTGTGCGGGAAGCTGTTTGGCTATACAATTATGAACGACCTCATTTGGCACTCAACTATGGCAAGCCTGCAGAGATTTATTTTGAGAAAATTGATGTAAAGTAG